GAAATAACCGATCCGGTAATTCCAAAACGTTCACCAATCAAAGGAAGTTTCACCGCCTGTCCCTGACCCCAGAGCCAGATATCGGTCACAGGCGGCTTTCCCGATGCCACACGTTTCCTGTTCTCCTCGCTTGACGCAAGCACTTCATGCGCACGCTCCATAAGCGAAACTACAGTCTCTGTCCCCGGACCGGCCGGAAGAAAAGGAGCAATGGCTTTGTCGGTGATATCATGTGGCGGAGTACAGTTCAGGCCCTTTGGGAAAGATGAGATCACTACCAGATGACGATAGCTTATCCCGGGATAAAAACGCACCCTTTCCGATCTTAACTTTTCATCGAGTTCACAGATGATCTTTGCCGCATCTTCGGTCTCGATATGACCCGCGGAATAGTCAACCATGTGTCCGTCAATGATTGTCACAAGATTACACCTGAAAGCGGTGTCGTCCTGGGAAAGCTTCACACCCATACTCGCGGCCTCAATCGGTGCCCGGCCGCTGTAATAGAGTGCAGGATCGTAACCCATAAGCGACAGATTGGCAACATCACTTCCCGGCTTCAGACCCTCAGGAATAGTTGAGACCCGGCCGATTCTGCCTTTTGAAACGATACTGTCCATATTTCTGGTGTCGGCATAATCCAGCGGAGTCCTGCCTCCAAGCTCATCTATGGGAAAATCCGCCATCCCGTCCCCGACCAGTATCGCATATTTCATCCTCATGCATCAACCCCGCCGCTTCTCCAAGGTATTTATTATATCCGTAACTGTATCTTTCATATTGTCAATTCCTATAACCCGGTCGTGACGAACCTCTCTTTCACGAAGTCTGTCAAGTCCCCTGTGAACAGGCATTCCGGAAAGCCGGGAAAGCCTCTCTATGGACTCAAACTCATCCTCACACCTCTTCCCCTCGATACTGCTGAGTACTTCACAACTGAATTTAAAGGGACTTGCTGTAGAAGCGATCACCGTATGAGCATCAATATCTTTCATACGCCTGCACAGAGCAGTTCCCACTGCGGTGTGAGTGTCAAGTACATAGCCGGTTTCTCTGTAAAAATCCCTGATAGTGGAATGTACCTCTTCCTCATCCACCCAGCCATAGAGAAGCATCGAGTCGATCCGCGACTTCAGTTCCATTCCGATTTTGAACTCCCCGAAACGGCCAAGGGAATCGTACCACGAGATCACCTGTGAACTTTCGTGACCATTTACTTCGTAAAGAAATCTCTCCAGATTGGAGGAGATAAGAATGTCCATCGATGGAGAAGTTGTACGATAAAATTCCCGGTTGGCATTGTACTTACCTGTGCTGAAGAAATCAGAAAGTACACGGTTTTTATTTGAGGCACAGATCAGTTTCCTTACCGGCAGCCCCATCATCCTGGCGTAATAAGCCGCCAGTATGTTACCAAAATTTCCGGTCGGCACGCAGAAGTTGACAGGTTCTCCGTTCTGAATCTTTTTTCGTTCAACCAGAGTCTGGTAAGCGTAAAAATAGTAGACTATCTGGGGACAGAGCCTTCCCCAGTTGATAGAATTCGCAGATGAAAACTCAAATCCCCTTCCGGAGAGTGCTTTACGCAGGACTGCATCGCTGAAGATACGCTTTACACCCGTCTGGCAGTCGTCGAAATTTCCCTTTACTGCCACAACCCAGGTATTGTCCCCGTCCGTAGTGGCCATCTGCAGTTTCTGTATCTCGCTTACTCCACCGTGAGGATAAAAAACTATAATAGAAATTCCCTCCCGGTTTCTGAACCCCTCCAGAGCCGCTTTTCCGGTATCTCCCGAAGTGGCCACCAGGATAACAGTGTGAGACTTGTTGCCTGTTTTTTTCCTGGAGACATCCATAAAACCCGGCATTATCTGAAGGGCCACATCCTTGAATGCGGCAGTCGGCCCATGCCACAATTCCATGATAGAAAGATCGGATGATGGAGAAACAATATCAATCACCGAATCGGTATCAAAAGTAGTACTGTTATAAGCCTGATCGATGCACCTGTGGAGCTCATTTGCAGAAAAGTCAGCCAGAAAAGGCATCAGTATCTTTTCCGCCATTTCCCTGTAAGAGCATTTTCCCGTAAAATCAACTTCCGGATGAGGTATAGTTGCGGGGACAAAAAGCCCCCCCTCTGGAACCATTCCCAGGCTTATGGCCAGGGAGGGAGAGACAGGGTCAGAATTTCCTCTCGTGCTTATATATTTCATGAATTCCCCACAGTTTAACTCTCGATACGAATAACCTGTGTTTTATCTTTTATAATATCCAGTTTTTCGATTCCCGCAACAGAATCGCGTATGCCCTTTTCCGAGGCAAAATGCGTCAGAATGATAACCGGAACACTTCTGTCCTCGTATCCCTCTTTCTGCATCACCGAAGCGATAGAAATTCCATGTTTTCCCAGTTCAGATGTAATCGAGGCAAGCACTCCCGGCTTATCGATGACAGTAAAGCGGAGATAATACCTGGTTTTAATCTCGTCAATTGGCTTTACAGACACTTCTCTTTTACTGGAATAATGGTTCATGGGGATCCGCACAGGAGAAGACCCGGCGATATTCCTTGCTACATCCACGATATCACTTACAACCGCTGAGGCGGTTGGAAGCTCTCCGGCACCCTTTCCGTAAAGAAGGATCTGCCCGACCGAATCTCCCTCCAGCAGAACAGCATTGTAGACATTGGATACAGAGGCCAGGATATGGTCCGCATGAAGCATGGCCGGATGCACCCGGACATCGAGCCGGTCATCACTGCTGCCCCTCTTTATGATACCCAGAAGTTTGATTGTATAACCAAGCTCACCTGCAAACCTGATATCCTCAGCACTGATCGAGGTAATTCCCTCCCGGTAAACTTTATCAAAGGGGACATAGCCGTTACTTATAAGAGAGGCAAGGATAGCAACCTTGTGCCCTGAATCGCCTCCGCTTATATCGAGCGTAGGATCCGCCTCCGCATATCCTCTGGCCTGAGCATCTTTCAGTACATCACTGAACGGAAGACCCTCGGCAGTCATTTTTGTCAATATATAATTACATGTCCCGTTTATAATCGTCTTTACAGAGAGCAGATTGTTTCCTGCAAGTCCCTCTCTTATCGCCTTTATTACAGGCATCCCTCCACCCACCGATGCCTCAAAGTAGACGGAAACGCCATTGTTCTCGGCACACTCGAATATTTCGGGCCCCCGCTCAGCAATAAGCGCCTTGTTGGCAGTTATCACATGTTTCTTTCTTCTGAGAGACTCCATTACCAGGTCGAACGCAAAACCCTTCCCCCCGACCAGTTCTATAACCACCTGAATCGACTCGTCGTTAAGAATATCATCAGCGCTGGCAGTACAGATCGCATCCCCTACCGGAAGCCCCTCAAAACGCGATACATCCTTATCCGCTATTCTGGCAAGGCGCACAGAAAGTCCCAGTTCCTTCCTGAAAAAATCCGCCCGCTTAGACAGGACCTTTACGACACCTCCGCCCACTGTACCTGCACCAACCAGTCCGATTAAAATCTCCTTCATTCCCCTTTACCTCCCAGCCCGGTTTCAGAAAACTTTCAATACTGCAGGTTTCCCGGTTTTTCCGGGCAGATATGAAATTTCTTCTGCCGTCACCCAGGCACTTACTTTATTTCCCGGTATAATTTTTTCTGGATCAGCAGGACAGCCGGCAGGCTACTCTTCGTTGAACTTCTTCTCGAACAATGCCGCAATAGCGTTTACCGCATCCTCTTCATCTTCACCGGATGCCCGTATAGTAACCTTGGAATTGTATGCTGCAGCAAGCATCATTACACTCATAATGCTCTTTGCATCTGCTGACGCGCCATCCTTGATCAGCCATAAACTCGATTTGAATTTCATGGCTGTTTGAACTATCATCGATGCGGGTCTGGCATGTATTCCCAATGAATTAATGACTGTTATCTGCCGCTCTTTCATAATTTTTATTTTTTTTCTTTTTACCAAACCCCAGCTTTATCCTAAGTTTCAACGCATCATCCCGTACTTCATTTACCAGAGTGTCAAGGTTAGATACAGTAGTTTTGAGCTCCCTGTAGAAATCATCATCCTTGACAAGCTGACCAATGGTTCCTCTGCCATTCTCCACATCGTTCATTATGTTCTGAACAGAAACGGTCAGAGACTCTACTCTTGCAGCTATTGAAAGAGTATAAGATGTCAACTGTTCACCGTTTGCCATTATGGCATCTATATGCCCGCTGTTTTTATCAAGCAATGATTTCAGGTCCGCAGAAGCGGTGTTGAGATTCCGGATACTGTTGTCGATCAATGGACGGTTTTTGACAACCAATGACTGTGCCACTTCGGTGATAGTATCTAATCTGTCTACAAGCACCTCAAACAGAGACAGGAAAGCCGTATCACCAACCGTACTCTCGACTATGGAACTGACATTTCCTGCCAGTACCTGCACCTCACCCAGAACCTCACCCAGAAGTCCCATGGCTTCAGCAATTCCGGTATCAAATTTACCCCTGATAAATGTGCTGTCTTTGCGGGTATTCGCAGGAATCGGTCTGCCCTGCCGGGATAGTTGCACACCTATTCCCCTCTCTCCCATCAACCCGATATTCTGAACTGAAAAAAGACAGGAATCAGTGAGAGGAACACTCTGATCGATATTCATTACAACCGCAACATCACTACCGCGAAGATAAATAGAGTTAACTGCACCCTTAGTCACCCCGTTTACCATCACAGGATCTCCCACCTGAAGAGTTCCTACAGTGGGAAACAGTACCGAATAGGAAACCATCTTTGAAGATACTGAAACCTCTTTCAGCCACAAAACTCCAGCGATCAAGATCACAAGAGAGATAAGGATGGATCCACCAACTATCAGATCCATGTTAGACTTCTTCACACTGTTTCCTTTCGGCTCAGTACCTCATCCCTGAAACGGTACTGGTTCTTTCGCAGAAAAGAGAAAATAATTTTCGCCCACCTCAAATTACCCAAGAGGTATGCAAGTTAGTTCTGTATCTGAATCGTCTGGGTATTCTGTGCGGATTTTCGGATACAAAAAAGGACATAATCATTTTCTCTAATCTTTAATCGCTTACATTGACCAGCAATTACCACTTGATAACAACTACCCTCACACGAATTCTTACACCTTTTCCGCCTTGTGGTTCTTTATCTTCTGGTTCAGCTTCTTAAGCTGCCTCTCTGTTTTAGACAAAGCGTCATCGATCGCCTTTCCAATGTTGTCCGCTTTAGCCACAGCAACAAGCTGCTTACCCTGTGTATTCATTGTGATCTCTACCACCTTGTCAATACGCTCACTGTCCAGTACAACATGGCATGATGTAATCTTATCGAAATACTTCTCCATTTTGCTGAGTTCTGCAGTGATAGTCTCTTGAAGCGCCTGAGATGATTTACCGTGACGAGAGGTGATCCGAATCTCCATTATGTCACATCTCCTTCTGAAAAATGGTTAAGTACTTATAATCAAAAAGACTCTCTCCCACCTCAGGGCGGGAAAGATTCTTTTTCAGATACTTCTATATAGTAACATATGTACAAGATAAAGAGTAGTCCTATGATTAGATTCCCGGAAAAAACTCCCCCGCACGGTAGGAGCTTCTTACAAAAGGTCCGGAAAAAACAGAAACAAATCCCATTTCCTTCCCAAGTACTGAATACTTCTCGAAAATCTCCGGTTTAACATACTCCACAACCGGAGTCTGATCAGGTGATGGACGAAGATATTGACCAATAGTAAGAACAGTGCATCCATTGTCCCTTAAATCCTGCATCACCTCAAGAACCTCACTCTCACTCTCTCCCAACCCCACCATCAAGCCCGACTTTACCACAACACCGTGTGTAGATGCTCTTTTCAACACTGAAAGAGAACGGCTGTAGAGAGCCTGAGGACGCACTTTCTTATAAAGAGAAGGAACAGTCTCAATATTGTGATTAAAAACATGGAGGCCCGAGCCGGCAACACGATCTATGGAATCCCACTTTCCCTGAAAATCAGGGACAAGAATTTCTATTGTTACCTCTGGCAGTTCATCCCTGAACAATTTCACTATTTCCACAAAAAAGGATGCCCCACCATCACTGAGATCATCCCTGGTTACAGATGTAATCACAACATGCCTGAGATGCAGTTCTTTTGCAGCCTGAAGAACCCTTAAAGGCTCACCTGGATCCAGTGCAGCAGGCTTTCCATGTGTGACACTGCAAAAGGAACAATCACGGGTGCAGGTATCACCCATAACCAGAAACGTTGCTACACCCCTGGAATAACATTCGCTTCTGTTGGGGCATTTTGCCTCTCTGCAGACCGTATGCAGGCCTCCCGCCCGGATCTGCTCCAGTACCTTATTCTGCCTTCCAGAATACCCAATCGGCCGCTTCAGCCAGGAGGGAAACGAAGGGGATTCATTTGAGGATAATCGCGGCAATTTTTCCTTTGCTCCAGGCTCAAAAGTTTTAGTCCACACTCAACCCGCGAATTCAGTTAATATAAAATACGTCTTGATTGCCACACAGATTCATCTATGTTATACGATTTCCTCATATTGTTTATGATACACCATAGCTGTAACACCACAACTGCTTGCTTTAAAGTTCGGGGTCGGTATCGGAATCGGAATCGAATAGTTATGCCCAATAGCTCCATGAGTTAATTCTGTGATTTAACACCTTAAATCACGATTTAATACCAGATATATTCTCAGTTGGGATGTCAGCATCGATACCGATGCCGATACCGACCCCGATAAAGAACAGGGTTTTTAAATGTAGATCAGGGGGCGATCAAAGCAGAGTCATTCATATTTCTGACGTAAACGGGCAGGAAGAATCTTCATCTGTTCCCGGTATTTTGCCACTGTGCGACGCGCCACAGAAAGATTTTCGCTGGAAAGGATATCCGAGATTTTCTGATCGGAAAGCGGTTTTTTGGTACTTTCCGATTCCACCAATTGACGGATGCGGTTTTTGATACGTTCAGAGGAAATATCGGCACCCTCCTCATCACGGCCTACTGCCTCTGTGAAGAAGTACTTTAGTTCGAAGATCCCATGTCGGGTCTGAACGTATTTGTTGCTTGTGACTCTGCTGACAGTTGAGATATGCATATCCACCATATCAGCTACATCCTGAAGTTTGAGAGGAGAGAGATTTGGTGGACCTTTTTCAAAAAAATCGGTCTGCCGCTCAATAATAGCATACATCACCTTGAGCATGGTGGTTTTACGCTGTTCGATTGAACGGATAAACCAGGTTGCACTGTTGAATTTTTCCCGGATATACTTCTTGACATCCCGCTTGGCATTACTGCCCCGCTTGATAAGATTAGCGTAGGACTTGTTGATATGCAGCATCGGGACAGAACGATCATTGAGCATCACCACAAACTTGCCATCTATCTTCTCAACAATCAGGTCAGGAATGATAGTTGAAGGTTTGTCGGGGTTGTACTGATAGCCGGGCTTGGGATTGATTGTTTTTGGGGTCTCGATAGCCTCCTGAACCTCACGTGGCTCAATTCCGAAGTGACGAGAGATTTCAGGGATTTTAAGCTTTTCAAAAAGATCCCAGGTTTCTTCCACAATTCTCATGGCAAGAGAATCCTTCTGGTCTCTCTTGCGTAGCTGAAGTATCATGCACTCACGCAGATTGCGGGCTCCCACACCGGGAGGATCAAGTGTCCAGAGCAGATGAAGAGCTTCCTCTACCTCGAATACTGAGGTCTGGGTGTAATCGGCAATATCCTGCAGCGGAATCCTGAGATAACCGTCGGTATCGAGACTGCCAATTAAAAACTGGACAAGCAGCTTCGTTTTCTCTGGAAGCTTTCTCTCATCAAGTTGATTATTCAGATGTTCCTCAAGAGTGATCTGATAGACCGGGGTAGGCTCATAACGGTCTTCGTTTCTGTCAACCTCTTCATTGTAGGAATAACCGAGATCAAAACCCTCCTCCAGGTACTCTTCCCAGTCAATCGAATCCTCGTTTATATCTAACTCTTCTTCCTCTTTCTGTTCCTTTTCCTCTTTTGCGTCCTCCTGCTCCCCAATCTCATCGATCTCTGTATCCAGATCATCCTCTGCTTCCAGAACAGGATTCATCTCCAGCTCGGTCTTGAGCAACTGTTCCAACTGAAGTGTGTTCACCTGCAGAAGTTTCAGAGACTGGATCATCTGAAATGAGAGCTTCTGCTGAAGCTTCAGTGACATGTCCAAGCCAAGATTCAAACAATCCTCCTTGAATTTACCTTAAACCCTAAACCCGGATTATCCGGGTTAAAAAATGATTTCCCGTTTTAACCAGAGAAAAAGATTTTTATCGTTACTGTATCCAAATTATTCCAATGCGAAGT
This window of the Fibrobacter sp. genome carries:
- the raiA gene encoding ribosome-associated translation inhibitor RaiA, with the protein product MEIRITSRHGKSSQALQETITAELSKMEKYFDKITSCHVVLDSERIDKVVEITMNTQGKQLVAVAKADNIGKAIDDALSKTERQLKKLNQKIKNHKAEKV
- a CDS encoding homoserine dehydrogenase, which codes for MKEILIGLVGAGTVGGGVVKVLSKRADFFRKELGLSVRLARIADKDVSRFEGLPVGDAICTASADDILNDESIQVVIELVGGKGFAFDLVMESLRRKKHVITANKALIAERGPEIFECAENNGVSVYFEASVGGGMPVIKAIREGLAGNNLLSVKTIINGTCNYILTKMTAEGLPFSDVLKDAQARGYAEADPTLDISGGDSGHKVAILASLISNGYVPFDKVYREGITSISAEDIRFAGELGYTIKLLGIIKRGSSDDRLDVRVHPAMLHADHILASVSNVYNAVLLEGDSVGQILLYGKGAGELPTASAVVSDIVDVARNIAGSSPVRIPMNHYSSKREVSVKPIDEIKTRYYLRFTVIDKPGVLASITSELGKHGISIASVMQKEGYEDRSVPVIILTHFASEKGIRDSVAGIEKLDIIKDKTQVIRIES
- a CDS encoding HPr family phosphocarrier protein, which codes for MKERQITVINSLGIHARPASMIVQTAMKFKSSLWLIKDGASADAKSIMSVMMLAAAYNSKVTIRASGEDEEDAVNAIAALFEKKFNEE
- a CDS encoding threonine synthase, producing MKYISTRGNSDPVSPSLAISLGMVPEGGLFVPATIPHPEVDFTGKCSYREMAEKILMPFLADFSANELHRCIDQAYNSTTFDTDSVIDIVSPSSDLSIMELWHGPTAAFKDVALQIMPGFMDVSRKKTGNKSHTVILVATSGDTGKAALEGFRNREGISIIVFYPHGGVSEIQKLQMATTDGDNTWVVAVKGNFDDCQTGVKRIFSDAVLRKALSGRGFEFSSANSINWGRLCPQIVYYFYAYQTLVERKKIQNGEPVNFCVPTGNFGNILAAYYARMMGLPVRKLICASNKNRVLSDFFSTGKYNANREFYRTTSPSMDILISSNLERFLYEVNGHESSQVISWYDSLGRFGEFKIGMELKSRIDSMLLYGWVDEEEVHSTIRDFYRETGYVLDTHTAVGTALCRRMKDIDAHTVIASTASPFKFSCEVLSSIEGKRCEDEFESIERLSRLSGMPVHRGLDRLREREVRHDRVIGIDNMKDTVTDIINTLEKRRG
- the lipA gene encoding lipoyl synthase, with the protein product MWTKTFEPGAKEKLPRLSSNESPSFPSWLKRPIGYSGRQNKVLEQIRAGGLHTVCREAKCPNRSECYSRGVATFLVMGDTCTRDCSFCSVTHGKPAALDPGEPLRVLQAAKELHLRHVVITSVTRDDLSDGGASFFVEIVKLFRDELPEVTIEILVPDFQGKWDSIDRVAGSGLHVFNHNIETVPSLYKKVRPQALYSRSLSVLKRASTHGVVVKSGLMVGLGESESEVLEVMQDLRDNGCTVLTIGQYLRPSPDQTPVVEYVKPEIFEKYSVLGKEMGFVSVFSGPFVRSSYRAGEFFPGI
- a CDS encoding cofactor-independent phosphoglycerate mutase → MKYAILVGDGMADFPIDELGGRTPLDYADTRNMDSIVSKGRIGRVSTIPEGLKPGSDVANLSLMGYDPALYYSGRAPIEAASMGVKLSQDDTAFRCNLVTIIDGHMVDYSAGHIETEDAAKIICELDEKLRSERVRFYPGISYRHLVVISSFPKGLNCTPPHDITDKAIAPFLPAGPGTETVVSLMERAHEVLASSEENRKRVASGKPPVTDIWLWGQGQAVKLPLIGERFGITGSVISAVDLVKGLGALAGLRIRSVQGATGYLGTNYTGKVATAIEALESEDLVYLHVEAPDETSHEGSLQKKVQAIEEFDRYVVGEMIRFQEERNDMRILVAPDHATPVSLKTHASGPVPYAICGRGIEAGTVKRYTEKDAESEKLLTGAELFESFIKGYQNGCAVF
- a CDS encoding MCE family protein; this translates as MKKSNMDLIVGGSILISLVILIAGVLWLKEVSVSSKMVSYSVLFPTVGTLQVGDPVMVNGVTKGAVNSIYLRGSDVAVVMNIDQSVPLTDSCLFSVQNIGLMGERGIGVQLSRQGRPIPANTRKDSTFIRGKFDTGIAEAMGLLGEVLGEVQVLAGNVSSIVESTVGDTAFLSLFEVLVDRLDTITEVAQSLVVKNRPLIDNSIRNLNTASADLKSLLDKNSGHIDAIMANGEQLTSYTLSIAARVESLTVSVQNIMNDVENGRGTIGQLVKDDDFYRELKTTVSNLDTLVNEVRDDALKLRIKLGFGKKKKNKNYERAADNSH
- the rpoN gene encoding RNA polymerase factor sigma-54; its protein translation is MNLGLDMSLKLQQKLSFQMIQSLKLLQVNTLQLEQLLKTELEMNPVLEAEDDLDTEIDEIGEQEDAKEEKEQKEEEELDINEDSIDWEEYLEEGFDLGYSYNEEVDRNEDRYEPTPVYQITLEEHLNNQLDERKLPEKTKLLVQFLIGSLDTDGYLRIPLQDIADYTQTSVFEVEEALHLLWTLDPPGVGARNLRECMILQLRKRDQKDSLAMRIVEETWDLFEKLKIPEISRHFGIEPREVQEAIETPKTINPKPGYQYNPDKPSTIIPDLIVEKIDGKFVVMLNDRSVPMLHINKSYANLIKRGSNAKRDVKKYIREKFNSATWFIRSIEQRKTTMLKVMYAIIERQTDFFEKGPPNLSPLKLQDVADMVDMHISTVSRVTSNKYVQTRHGIFELKYFFTEAVGRDEEGADISSERIKNRIRQLVESESTKKPLSDQKISDILSSENLSVARRTVAKYREQMKILPARLRQKYE